The stretch of DNA AGACTGGTCTTGAACTTGACTTTTTGCTTTTTTGCAATGGATGCGGCGTCATCTAAGATATCCTGACCCTGCTTTTCCAATTGCTTTTCAAACGCAGTCATTCTTGACTTGGGACTTTCTTCGACTGCCGGTATGACATGCAGTATTGTGATCTGTGCTCCAGACATTTGTGAAATTTCTATTGCGCTGTTTAGCGCCTTGAGCGATGCAATAGAGCCATCAACTGGAACTAGAAGATTTTCAAATAGCCCCATATTAGATCGTGTCCTTTTTCTTTTTGGAAATTGCGGCAATTGCCCGAACCACATCTGTTTTACTGAGAATTCCGGTAAGCTTGCCGTTGACCAAAACTGCAGCTGCATTAATGTCATTTTCAATCAAAGTGGTGCATGCCATGGTTAAGTCATCGTCATGCTCTACTGTTATCATGTTGAGAGTCATTGCCTCCTTTACTTGTGCTGTTGCGCCAAAGCCTGTCTTTGAGATCAGGCCTTTTCTTGAAAAGAGAACAGTAATTCCTGACGAATTATCCACAATTTCTTCTTCCTTTCCTAAAACCATTGATAGTCTGAATAAATCCCTAAATGACATGACGCCAACTGGCTTTTCTGCCGCGTTTTTGACTATGATTCTAGATACCTTTTGGCTTACCATGCTGGAGAGTGCTTCGTATAATGGATCGTTCTCATAACATGACACAAAAGAAATTGTCATGACATCGCCTACGCGTTTTTCTCCGACAAACTTTGTAATGTAATATCTGGTAAGATCCGTTCTTGTTATGATCCCCTGAGTTTTTCCATTGAAATTGACGCCAAGTGAGCCAATGTCTCGCTCTGCCATTATTTGGGCGCAGTCCTCTATGCTTGTAATGTGATTTACCGTTACCAGCTTACTCATTAATTCTGTAATTGGAACTGCGTCAATCTTTCTCTCTGTCTGCTCTGTTAGCAAGAAAAGCCCAACATCGCGTTCAGTTGCTACTCCTATTGGCTCACCATTGTCGCTAATTAGAACGCGGCTAATGTCGTCGTTTACCATTTTTCGTAGAGCGTCTGCAACGCTTGCTGCTCTATCAACAGTAATTGGTTGCTTCATTAGGTCTTTTGCGGTGGTCAATGAGACATTTCTTGCGTTTGTCTATAAAAAATCGAGACATAATTTTCTGTCTTGAAAATCAGAGATGCTCAAATCTGATAATCGGCTATTTGTATTTTAAATTGCAATTTCGCTCTTTTACCTATGAAGAGGATCGAGGCAATAATACAGGAAGACAAGCTTAGCAATGTCGTTAACGCATTAAAGATAAGCGAAGTGGGAGGAGTAACAATCACCCAATCTCGCGGAATAGGCTCTGGAGAACGACCAATGTTGCAAGGATCCAGAGGAACTGCCAAATTTGAGGCTGCCTACAATAGAATTGCCACAATAATGACCGTAGTCGATGATTCAAAGGTGGGCACAGTCGTGAACGCAATAATGAATGCCGTTAGCACAGGCACTGCAGGTGACGGCAAGATCTTTGTCACAAACGTAGAAGAGGCATTTGACATTGCCACAAAGCAAAGCGGCAAAAACATTCTCTAGATTTGCAAACCTTGGGAGTCGACTTCCATGATGTTTGTATGAGTCTAAAGAATGCCTAGGCTAGGCCTATTGCACACCTAATTGACGCGGTTCTATTTCTGATTGCAACCTCGGTTACATTTGCCGCCTGCGCAATGTCTCTTTGGGTAAAGCCATCGTTGTTTTTCAGAGTGGCAATGTATACTGCAGTTGCCGCAACGACCATCGGGCTTTTGCCTGCAGTGGTTTCCTTTCTTTCATATTCTTTGAGAATGTTTGCAGCCTCGCGTTTTGTCTTTTCTGATACTCCTGCCTTGTTTGCTATTCTTGAAACGCACACAATGGGGTCGACTAGCGGCATTCTCAGATCAAATCTCTCCACTAGTATCCTGTAGCACTTGTTGATCTGCTTTACTTTGACCATGCTTGATTTGCTTATTTCCTTTAGGGTTCTTGGAGTTTCCGTCTCTCTGCACGCTGCATATAGAGTGGCGCACAAAAATGCCGAAATTGGCCTGCCACGAGTTATCTTTTTTTCATGAGCTTTTCTGTAAATGTAGGCCGTCTTTTCTATTACTGCGTCGGATAGGCCGAGTTTTTCTTTTAGTGACAATAACTGGCTGAATGCCTGTCGGAGATTTCTATCACCTGCCGAATATGCCTGACTTCTATTATCCCACATCCGAAGTCGCTCAATTGTGTTTTTCATTCCAACAGATAGTGGTTTTCCTGTGACGTCCTTGTTTGAGCGGCTGATTATTGTTGCAAGGCCCATGTCGTGTTTGCTAAGACATGTACCATCGCCAGTCCTACCTCTGTCTGGCTGATTCTCAAATGATCTCCACTCTGCTCCGGCTTCTTCTGTTTTGTCTTGTATGACACGGCCGCATTTTGCGCAAAGAATCTCACCGTGCTCTTCATCATTTACCAGAATGTGTTCCTGACATTCTGAAACCTTGTGCTTTATGACCATCAAATTATACACAATTATACATCATCTTGCATATTTATACATTGTGCACAATTATACATAATTATATACTGGCCCATGGCATGATATTCATGGCAACGTCGTTTGTTACCAAACTTGCAAAGTCAGGCAGCGACACCAATGGAAATCAAAGGCGAATAATCATAGTTCCAACCGACAAGGTAAAGGAAGTAATCAAAAATTATGAGGGAAAGCAAGTCAAAATCACAATAGATGACATCTAGTCTTTGTGCCCATGCTTGCCAAGCCTACAGCTTGAGCAGATGTACTTGCCGTCCTTGTCTGGTACAATGACTTGTTCCCTGCATTTGCAAAAAGAGCACTGGCAGTGCGCTGTCAACTATTTAATGTCTGCACCCGATTCTCAAAACTGTTTCGCTGCATATCAAAATAAAAACAATGAACTGTTTTGTGGTGCAATGGCAAACAACAAACCGTGCGATTGTGGCTCATGCGGGCATGAAAAGCAATCCGAGTGTTATCTAAAGGAATGCAAGTGCTGCCTGCCTGATCATCAGGGGCCATTTGGGAAAAATCGTTAGTGCGAAATTATCACCTTTGATAATCGATCTGACCTGTTAAATTCAAGGTTGCACGCTTCATTTCAATGAAGAGAGTCGAGGCGTTTTTCCAGTTTGGCAAGCTAGAGCGAGTAGTTGAGGCAGTAGAAAAGGCAGGAGTTGGTGGACTAACAGTATTTTATGCACGAGGACGAGGTACTGCAGAGCGCGCAAAAATTCACACATCCAGAGGTACAAGGCTAGAAGAACAATCCTACAATCTAATCGACTGCATTGTTACCGTGGTAGAAGACGATCGGGTGGATGAGGTAGTTGATGCGATAAAAAAGAATGCAAATTCCACATCAAAGGGAATAATCACCATATCTGATGTCACTCATGTTGTAAAAATCTAGTCAAGTACGATTTGATCGTATGAATCAGTAGTGTTCCTTTAATTGTACCATTACGTATGTTATACACGCTGGTACGCGGGAGGATCTCTTGTCGGGCTCAAGCTTGGCATCATGTGAACCTGCGCACCACGAAATATTCTAGCCTATAACAAATCAAAACTGCAAAAAAGAAGAATAATGGTGAACGAGATAAAAGACTAGTGTATGTTGTCGCTAGACTGGCTCTCCAAAGATGGGAAATTGATTCTATCTGCCAGAATAGCTAGGGCATTTGCTTATGGGTTTTTGAGCATCATAATTGGAATCTATCTGAAATTAGCTGGATTCAGTGAAATCCAAATTGGTATTGTTCTTAGCGCAACTCTTGTCAATAGTGTAATCTTTACCTTGCTGGCTAGTTTTTACGCTGACAGAATTGGGCGCAAAAAAATCCTGATTATTTATGGTATTTTGATGGGTGTGTCTGGTGCAATCTTTCTTGCTACGAATAACTTTGTGGCATTAATTGTAGCTGCATTAATTGGAACAATAAACGTCACAGGCTCGGAAACAGGCGCGTTTCTCTCAATAGAGCAGTCAGTATTGCCGCAAACAGTCAATGACGCCAAAAAAAGAACAACAGCTTTTGCCATTTACAATACAGTTGGGACACTTGCAATGGCAGCAGGCGTCTTGTTGTCGGGATTGCCAGAATTCATAGGACAAGCATTTGGGTTTGGTCAGATTGATTCAATCAAGCCGCTTTTTCTTCTTTATAGTGTGATTGCTGTTGCGGTAACTGTGATCTATTTTCTGTTATCAAAGAATATTGAACTCAGGGCAGACCCTGCAGATAAAAAAGAGCATCCAAATACGCTGTCTGCAGAGTCGAAAAAACGTATTGGAAAACTGTCTGCTCTTTTTGCAGTTGACTCGTTTGCAGGTGGCTTTGTAATACAGAGCATTGTATCGTACTGGTTTTTTACAAGGTTTGGAGTAGATCTGCCCATTTTGGCAATGATATTCTCAATAGCTGGAGTTCTTACCGCTTTATCGTTTTTGGCTGCAACAAAGATTGCTGGAAAGATAGGCCTCATTAACACAATGGTGACCACACACATTGCATCAAATGTATTGCTCATCTTGGTTGCATTTGCTCCAATATTTCCAATCGCCCTTGGATTGTATCTGGCAAGAATGAGCATTTCACAAATGGATGTGCCTACACGACAATCATACATTGTTGCCATAGTAAATGACAAAGAAAGAACTGCAGCTGCAGGCATAACAAACACCTCACGAAACATTGCCCAAGCAGTCAGTCCGTCTATTACTGGAATGATTATCCAGTCACTGTGGCTGTCTGCACCATTTGTCATTGGCGGCGTTCTAAAAATTGCATATGACATTGGCCTGTATGTGAATTTTAGGAAAATAAAGCCAGCCGAGGAAACTCAGTAAACCGCTCTTAGCTGATCTGCTCTGCAAAATGATCCCTGTAGATTGACACAGCGCGAACTCTGGAATGTTCCAATTCCGAATCTAATAAAAAATGATTTAATTTGGTTGTTTCTTGTATGTTGTGTGTTTAAGAGAATTCTTGTTCCATATGACAGCTCAAATTTCTCCAAAAAAGCACTAGATGTGGCAATTGAAATATCAAAAAAATTCGACTCTGAGCTGTGGTTCCTAACTGTCTTGGACAAGGACTTGCCGCCAAGGCTTACCAGGACAGTAACTGATTCTAAAAAGCCCCACAAATCGTTGTCCTCAATAGAGCTAGAACTGCGTAACAAAGTAATGGACTGCAAAGAACAAGGAGCATCCGCTGATTATGATCTCATCAAGGGCTCACCAAAAGAGACAATTCTTAGATTCGCAAAAGGAAGAAGAATGGACCTGATAATAATGGGAAGCCAAGGCTTGCACGGCATCAAAAAAATCAAAACGCTGGGAAGTGTCTCGCGAGCCGTCTCTGAGAATGCACAATGCCCGGTATTGCTAGTCCATTAAAGCTACAACTGTTTAGCTCATCTGAAATGGCGATTTCATAATTTTAGAACAAGATTACAAAATCTTCGGCCAATTTTAATAGATTTTACTTTAACCCAACTTGGTGTAAAACAGCCATGTTTTGCCCAAACCCGTAACCAAAGTCACTGGCACGCTGGAAGCTTGGTCTACTAATTGCTATTGGCATACAGTCTGCCAGTGACGGTCTTATTCATAAAAAAAAAAGAAAATAAGAGATAGCAGGGGATTGGGGAATTTGCTATCTCTTATTTGCTTCAGAGAATATTTTTTGCAGCTTTGATGCGACTTCTTTTTTTGCCTCGGACTGAGTGAGCATGGAGCTCCAAACCTTGCCAATTGCTTCAAAGACAGCGTCAGCTGCCTTGTCCATAACTGGGCCGTAGGATGTCTCTATCCTCTTTCTCATTCTCTCGGCCATTGCATCATTGTGCGCAGCAAAGAACGCCTTGTGCCAAGCCATCATTGCATGTTCTACCGGATCGACTGTGTCGCATCCGCAACATTGCTCATATGACTTGCTAGAGCCACAAGCGCAAGATTCTATGCTTTCCATTTTGCATGTTCCGTCTGTACATTCCATAGTTAGTTACTTCCTTGTAGTTGCTATAGAAAGGTAAGTATTTAACATAGAAAGTTTCTAAACAGAAAGTAAGTGAGGAAACGGTAAGTTGAAGCACGAATACGAAGAATTTCTAAACCCAAGCTGCTGTGCCATCAAGGCATGTCCCGTGGACACCACAGTAAAGCTGATGGGCAAAAAATTCGCAATGCACATAATTCGAAACATGACTATGTTTAAGCAAACCAGGTTTAACCAGTTTCTGGACTCTATTGAGGGGATAAACCCAAAAACACTTTCCGTACGACTGCGCGAAATGGAAAAAGACGGTCTAATTACTAGAAAGATCTATCCTGAAACCCCACCAAGAGTTGAATATGCCATGACCGAAAAAGGGCATGCCCTAACCCCGATTCTCATACAGATGGCGGAGTTTTCCATGAAGTATTGTTGCGGTGATGTATTTGCGGACGGCAAGTCAAGGACCATAAAGCAAGTTCTCCACCCCAAGGTTCTAAAGCAATTACAACAATAATGATATAATGAAAATCAAGTGCGCTGACTGTAGCTGCTCTTGCTCTGAATGTAAAATAGCAAAATCGACAAAAGAATGCCCAAGATGTACCTGGTCTGAGTGTTGTTGCTGGCAGTCAGTTCATTAGGCAATCTCAAAAAATAATCATCAACAACTATTTTTGTAACAATGTTTCTATCATTTCATGGAAAAAGACCAAAAGCAAAACGATATGCTAGATGCATATGCCAAGGCAACCGATCTGTGGGCAAAGTCATTTCAGGCAATGCAGGAGCAAGCAACAAGTGCGTTCAAGCTGTACATCCAGGGCTTTGAGCAGGCACTCAAGTCGTCCAACTTTGAGGAGATGAAAAAATACAACGAGATCTGGCAAAACATGGCAAAGCAGTTTGAGCAAAATCCATATCAGTGGTCGCAAAAAGCATGGGAGGACCTCTGGAAAGAGTCGGGATTCGTATCATTCAAGGCGTTTTTCGACAACTGGCAAAACGTCTGGAAGAACTTTGCAAAAGATGCAGAGGCAAAATCAAAGGAAGCGCTAGACAAGATCCAAAAGCAAGCCAAGTAGTGCAAAAAAATCCGGCACCCCTAGCTTAAGGCCAAAAACGGGATTGTACTTTGGCGACAGCTACCGATGCCGATTCTGTATTGTATAGTCGCAGTATTATCTGGTTTGGTCTTCATACGGCACATTTTGTGTAGAAAATGTTAAACCTTATTTTGTGATTTCTGATCTTTTCTTGCAAAATTATTCTAATTCTTACAAAAATCATGCCGATATTCAGATCTAGAATAAAAAAAGAAAAAAGAGAGTAAATTTAGTTTCGTGGTTTCCAGGCACTAATCCAAGAGTTAACGATGTTTTGACCCATGTCTGCAAAGGCTGATGCGTTTTGGTTGATTGTCTTTACGTTTTGGATTGTTGCATCAAATGCTGTCTGGACAACTTTGTTGTTTGTCTCGACTGCCTTTACAAATGCCTCTGTCGCATCAGATACTGCTGTGATTGTTTGTTCTGGCAAAGAATAGTTGATACCAACTTTGTTGGCTACGCTTTGCTGGATTGTTACTGCAGTGTGCACAAAGTTAGTCCAAGAAGTTACTAGCTCCTGGTTTAGGCTTGTGTACGACTGTAGTGATTGTGCAGCAGATTTGTCTAATGCGGTCTTTAGCTTGTCAAAGCTCTTGGTGTATACTGAAAACACGTCTTTTGTTGTTTCGTTTGTTGTCATTTTTTGCACCTTTTGTTGTGGAGGATAGTCTACCTGGTCCTTTCTCGGGGCTTGGTATTTTTTTCCATCCATTGGTTATTACAACCAATGTGTGGTATTTAAACATTTGGTAGTAATTGGTAACTAATGGTAATTAGCACCATATTTAATTAGACCCATGCGTGATAATCGTGCGTGAAGCTGACCACAATCAATCCCGCAACAGAAGAACCAATCCAGTCCTATGAGGCCATGTCAAAAGAGCAGGTCCAGCAAAAGGTCAAAGTTGCAAAATCAACATTTTCAGAATGGAAAAAAGACTATGAAAAAAGAAAGGCACTCATCTATGATTTAGTATCGTTTCTTCGCAAAAACAAAACCCAGCTTGCAGAAGTTGCCACAAGGGAAATGGGCAAGGTACTCAAAGAGGCAATCTCCGAGGTGGAAAAGTGCGCCTGGGCAATGGAGTATTATGCAGATCATGGCAGCACGTTCATCCACGAAGAAGTGCTCAATACGGATGCTCGCAAGAGCTTCATTCGATTTGAGCCATTAGGAATTGTAGCATCTATTATGCCATGGAATTTCCCGTACTGGCAGGCATTACGATTTGCAGCCCCATGTCTTATGGCGGGAAACACCATAGTGATGAAGCCATCAAGTGTCACTTTACAGTGCGGCCTGGAATTAGAGCGAGCATTCTCAGAGATCGGCTTTCCAGAGGGAGCATTTCAGACCATAGTTGGCAGCTCCGAGTCGGCAAACCACCTAATTGATTCCGATGTGAATGCAGTAACATTTACCGGTAGTACAAAAATTGGCGCAATGGTTGGCCAGCGTGCTGCATCGCAACTAAAAAAATGTGTACTGGAATTGGGCGGCTCTGATCCATTCATTGTTTTAGATGATGCAAACGTGGAAAAGGCAGCAAACGGCGCAGTAAAGGGCAGGTTCATCAATTGTGGCCAGTCCTGTATTGCATCAAAGAGATTTTTTGTATCAAAAAAAGTGGCAAACGAATTCATTGAAAAATTCGTCTATAACACATCAAGATTGACTGTGGGCGATCCGATGCAGATTGAATCCGACATTGGGCCGCTGGTAAACCGGGACGCACTTGAGAACATCTCAGGCATGGTGGATGACGCCAGAGCCAAGGGCGCTACAATTCTTCTGGGTGGTGAGCGAGCCCACTCCAAGGGATACTATTACAAACCAACCATTCTCTCTGGGATAAAGCCGGACATGCGAATAGCAAAGGAGGAAACCTTTGGACCAATTGCGCCAATTACCATAGTAGAGGACGAAAAAGAGGCAATCAAGCTGGCAAACAGCTCCGAGTTTGGCCTAGGCGCTTCCATCTGGACTGAGAACCTAAACAAGGCAGAGGCACTGTCTCGCCAAATAGAATCCGGAATCGTCACAGTCAATAATGTGGTGATATCTGATCCTCGAGTTCCCTTTGGCGGAATAAAGCAGAGCGGCTTTGGCAGGGAATTATCCAGATATGGAATGCTAGAATTTGTCAACATCAAGTCAGTGCGGTTCTATGATAATCTGATACACCATCATTACGTGGAATAGTTCACTGCACAAAACATCCCAAGTCTTAAGTAGCAAATAACAAAAACAATTCCTAGAATTGAACTTTGTAGGACTGGCAGTCACACTTGCAATTTTGTCTGCTATTCCTGCCGCCTTTGGCGCATATGTTGAGCCCACCCCACAAGAACAGGCATTGTACAATACGCTAAAGTCAGAGTTTGAGCAAATCACAATTCCAAAAAAAGACGTCACTGATACGATAAACTCGTTTTCCGCACCAATTACGTATTATTTTCCATGCGACCAGGGAGAAACCTACAGCTCTGTTAATGCAACAATCCAAACAAGGCTTGCAAAATTTGATTCCTCAATTGCCCACCAGGGCGGTGCTATCACTGGGGGAATCTATGTCTGGAAGTGCTCTATTACAATATCAAATGGAAAGATGACCATAAACTGCAACAACGAGCTGATGCTAAATTCCGTGGCACTTGCAGCAAGCACAGAAAAAGATCCAGAGATCAAAAAGATAGAAGACCTGGTGGTGTATTATCACGAGTTACTGCACGGCCAGCTGATGATTGATGCAATAAAGTCGTCGTCAGCATGGCAAGACCACACCTGCAACACCCCAATTCAGCAAGACCTGGACTATTCCTATACAGATGCAAACCACCAAGTCATCACACCACTGCAGACCGAATTCGCAAAAAGGCTAATTGAGGGAAAAGGAGGATTCTTCAAGGTAGAAGAGATAACGCCAGACCAGACAAGCTCAGGGACATTCTCAAAGCTGGTCGGCTCGCTATACGATTACCCGCAATATGTAAAGTCTGGAATCAACATCTCTGCAAGATCCTACAATATAGCAGACATTCAGATAAATTCGCAAAAAAATGACATTTACATTTCCGGCTCACTCAACGACAAGACCAGAAACGGAATCGTCTGGCTCTATGTGTTTGGAAAGGAAGGCGCCACAACAAACCCTGCACCAAAACCCACACCAAAACATGTACCACAACAAATCTCCATTCCAGACTGGGTCAAGGACCTGGGGAAATGGTGGGCAGAAGGTACAATTTCCGATTCAGAATTTGTGGGCGGAATAAAATACATGATAGAGCATGACCTAATCACAATACCGCAAACATCCCAAGGCCAAGCAAGCTCACAAACCATTCCATATTGGGTCAAAAGCAATGCAAGGTGGTGGTCCCAGGGAACGATCTCTGATGCAGAATTTGTCTCTGGCTTGCAGTACCTAATCCAAAACGGAATAATGCAGGTGCAAATTAGCGCACCAGAAACACCTACAATTGTCTCTGCAGTGCCAGACCCAGAGCCCGAACCAATCCAAAAGGGTGGAACGATACAAATCAGCGCACCGACATTCTCAAAACAGTCCTACCAGACAACGCAAGCAAAAATCTCAGGCAAAATTGACGATTTTAAGACAGGCACATATGTCATTCTTACCATAGTCAGACCGGACGGCACATCATATGATCTAAAAGGGATTCTCACAAACAAGGGCCAGTTCACTGTCCCAATGATGATTGATTCGAGCTGGCAGGCAGGCAAATACATTGTCTCTGCGCGATACAACAATGTACTAATTGGCTCTGCCTCGTTTTCAGTTCAATAGATAACAAGTTGGAGCACAAACCATTGGGTCAGGCTTTGTCAAAACCAAATGAAAGTGAATTGAAGGCTTCATTTGGAATTGAGCACATACTAGGATCCC from Candidatus Nitrosotenuis aquarius encodes:
- a CDS encoding universal stress protein, which encodes MGLFENLLVPVDGSIASLKALNSAIEISQMSGAQITILHVIPAVEESPKSRMTAFEKQLEKQGQDILDDAASIAKKQKVKFKTSLLKDSPGHAIVRLAKKGKFDHVIMSTTGTGSAQDDMLGSVSNYVVHKSEIPVYLIR
- a CDS encoding P-II family nitrogen regulator, with product MKRIEAIIQEDKLSNVVNALKISEVGGVTITQSRGIGSGERPMLQGSRGTAKFEAAYNRIATIMTVVDDSKVGTVVNAIMNAVSTGTAGDGKIFVTNVEEAFDIATKQSGKNIL
- a CDS encoding MFS transporter → MLSLDWLSKDGKLILSARIARAFAYGFLSIIIGIYLKLAGFSEIQIGIVLSATLVNSVIFTLLASFYADRIGRKKILIIYGILMGVSGAIFLATNNFVALIVAALIGTINVTGSETGAFLSIEQSVLPQTVNDAKKRTTAFAIYNTVGTLAMAAGVLLSGLPEFIGQAFGFGQIDSIKPLFLLYSVIAVAVTVIYFLLSKNIELRADPADKKEHPNTLSAESKKRIGKLSALFAVDSFAGGFVIQSIVSYWFFTRFGVDLPILAMIFSIAGVLTALSFLAATKIAGKIGLINTMVTTHIASNVLLILVAFAPIFPIALGLYLARMSISQMDVPTRQSYIVAIVNDKERTAAAGITNTSRNIAQAVSPSITGMIIQSLWLSAPFVIGGVLKIAYDIGLYVNFRKIKPAEETQ
- a CDS encoding transcription initiation factor IIB, translated to MVIKHKVSECQEHILVNDEEHGEILCAKCGRVIQDKTEEAGAEWRSFENQPDRGRTGDGTCLSKHDMGLATIISRSNKDVTGKPLSVGMKNTIERLRMWDNRSQAYSAGDRNLRQAFSQLLSLKEKLGLSDAVIEKTAYIYRKAHEKKITRGRPISAFLCATLYAACRETETPRTLKEISKSSMVKVKQINKCYRILVERFDLRMPLVDPIVCVSRIANKAGVSEKTKREAANILKEYERKETTAGKSPMVVAATAVYIATLKNNDGFTQRDIAQAANVTEVAIRNRTASIRCAIGLA
- a CDS encoding P-II family nitrogen regulator is translated as MKRVEAFFQFGKLERVVEAVEKAGVGGLTVFYARGRGTAERAKIHTSRGTRLEEQSYNLIDCIVTVVEDDRVDEVVDAIKKNANSTSKGIITISDVTHVVKI
- a CDS encoding NAD-dependent succinate-semialdehyde dehydrogenase, which codes for MKLTTINPATEEPIQSYEAMSKEQVQQKVKVAKSTFSEWKKDYEKRKALIYDLVSFLRKNKTQLAEVATREMGKVLKEAISEVEKCAWAMEYYADHGSTFIHEEVLNTDARKSFIRFEPLGIVASIMPWNFPYWQALRFAAPCLMAGNTIVMKPSSVTLQCGLELERAFSEIGFPEGAFQTIVGSSESANHLIDSDVNAVTFTGSTKIGAMVGQRAASQLKKCVLELGGSDPFIVLDDANVEKAANGAVKGRFINCGQSCIASKRFFVSKKVANEFIEKFVYNTSRLTVGDPMQIESDIGPLVNRDALENISGMVDDARAKGATILLGGERAHSKGYYYKPTILSGIKPDMRIAKEETFGPIAPITIVEDEKEAIKLANSSEFGLGASIWTENLNKAEALSRQIESGIVTVNNVVISDPRVPFGGIKQSGFGRELSRYGMLEFVNIKSVRFYDNLIHHHYVE
- a CDS encoding universal stress protein, which translates into the protein MFKRILVPYDSSNFSKKALDVAIEISKKFDSELWFLTVLDKDLPPRLTRTVTDSKKPHKSLSSIELELRNKVMDCKEQGASADYDLIKGSPKETILRFAKGRRMDLIIMGSQGLHGIKKIKTLGSVSRAVSENAQCPVLLVH
- a CDS encoding winged helix-turn-helix transcriptional regulator, with the translated sequence MKHEYEEFLNPSCCAIKACPVDTTVKLMGKKFAMHIIRNMTMFKQTRFNQFLDSIEGINPKTLSVRLREMEKDGLITRKIYPETPPRVEYAMTEKGHALTPILIQMAEFSMKYCCGDVFADGKSRTIKQVLHPKVLKQLQQ
- a CDS encoding cyclic nucleotide-binding/CBS domain-containing protein: MTTAKDLMKQPITVDRAASVADALRKMVNDDISRVLISDNGEPIGVATERDVGLFLLTEQTERKIDAVPITELMSKLVTVNHITSIEDCAQIMAERDIGSLGVNFNGKTQGIITRTDLTRYYITKFVGEKRVGDVMTISFVSCYENDPLYEALSSMVSQKVSRIIVKNAAEKPVGVMSFRDLFRLSMVLGKEEEIVDNSSGITVLFSRKGLISKTGFGATAQVKEAMTLNMITVEHDDDLTMACTTLIENDINAAAVLVNGKLTGILSKTDVVRAIAAISKKKKDTI